In the Quercus lobata isolate SW786 chromosome 5, ValleyOak3.0 Primary Assembly, whole genome shotgun sequence genome, one interval contains:
- the LOC115991202 gene encoding uncharacterized protein LOC115991202, with the protein MVSHLIDYDNNCWNVDLLIRIFLPFEAENICGLPLSNRFPDDKLIWAETSNGVFSIRSAYKVVMELDKDANNASVSDGANMRMFWRKLWKMQVPQKIRHFAWRAACDILPTKANLRLRHVLMDNVCEECGATAETFIHLLWECQRARETWASFKNFRILVPTHFRSFMDFLWFVLMEADWSSEDSAMAVSLVWTLRTHRNEVRHGGMRKNGKQVFLRCQHNMEEY; encoded by the coding sequence ATGGTTAGTCATCTGATTGATTATGATAATAACTGTTGGAATGTGGATTTGCTTATACGTATCTTCCTTCCTTTTGAGGCTGAAAATATTTGTGGACTTCCCTTGAGCAATAGGTTTCCTGATGATAAGCTAATCTGGGCAGAGACATCTAATGGGGTATTTTCAATAAGGAGTGCCTATAAAGTAGTTATGGAGTTGGATAAGGATGCCAATAATGCTTCTGTTTCAGATGGGGCAAATATGCGTATGTTTTGGAGGAAACTTTGGAAAATGCAGGTCCCTCAGAAAATTAGACATTTTGCTTGGAGGGCTGCATGTGATATCCTACCAACAAAGGCAAATCTGAGACTTAGACATGTTCTAATGGATAATGTTTGTGAGGAGTGTGGGGCTACCGCAGAAACCTTTATTCATCTTTTATGGGAGTGCCAAAGAGCTCGTGAAACATGGGCTTCATTCAAGAACTTTCGCATTTTGGTTCCAACACATTTTAGAAGCTTCATGGATTTCctttggtttgttttgatggaggCAGATTGGTCTAGTGAAGATTCTGCTATGGCAGTTTCACTGGTTTGGACTCTACGGACTCATAGAAATGAGGTGAGACATGGTGGGATGAGGAAAAATGGAAAACAGGTGTTTCTGAGGTGTCAGCACAATATGGAGGAATATTGA